One window of Nocardia nova SH22a genomic DNA carries:
- the nadD gene encoding nicotinate-nucleotide adenylyltransferase encodes MQNTGRRKVGVMGGTFDPIHHGHLVAASEVANRFDLDEVIFVPTGQPWQKATRQVSAAEDRYLMTVIATASNPRFSVSRADIDREKATYTVDTLRDLQNQHPDADLYFITGADALASILTWQDWAELFELAKFVGVSRPGYELNVDHLSEHLRNQPADAVTVIEIPALAISSSECRRRAAEGRPVWYLVPDGVVQYISKRHLYVPGGNG; translated from the coding sequence GTGCAAAACACAGGCCGGCGCAAAGTGGGCGTGATGGGCGGAACCTTCGATCCGATCCATCACGGTCACCTGGTCGCCGCGAGTGAGGTCGCCAACCGTTTCGACCTCGATGAAGTGATCTTCGTTCCCACCGGTCAGCCCTGGCAGAAGGCGACGCGGCAGGTGTCGGCCGCCGAGGACCGCTATCTGATGACCGTCATCGCCACCGCGTCGAATCCGCGCTTCTCCGTCAGTCGCGCCGACATCGACCGGGAGAAGGCCACCTATACCGTCGATACCCTGCGTGACCTGCAGAATCAGCATCCGGACGCGGATCTGTACTTCATCACGGGTGCGGACGCGCTGGCCAGCATCCTGACATGGCAGGATTGGGCGGAACTGTTCGAGCTGGCGAAGTTCGTCGGGGTGAGCCGTCCGGGGTACGAGTTGAATGTCGACCACCTCTCGGAGCATCTGCGAAATCAGCCTGCCGATGCGGTCACCGTCATCGAGATCCCGGCCCTGGCGATCTCGTCGAGCGAATGCCGTCGCCGCGCCGCCGAGGGGCGGCCGGTCTGGTACCTCGTTCCCGACGGCGTCGTGCAATACATATCGAAACGGCATTTGTACGTGCCGGGAGGGAACGGATGA
- a CDS encoding glutamate-5-semialdehyde dehydrogenase yields MTAGTVGEVDTVRAEVHEAARRARVASRTLAQLTTAQKDEALHAAADALLAAEDLVLAANAEDIVTAEAGGTASSLLDRLRLTEARIDGIAAGLRQVAGLPDPVGVVLRGSTLANGLEIRQVRVPLGVVGMVYEARPNVTVDAFGLALKSGNAALLRGSSSAARSNAALVSVMREALVAQGIPADAVQLLPSEDRSSVTHLIQARGLVDVVIPRGGAGLINAVVRDAQVPTIETGTGNCHVYVHEAADLAMAESILLNSKTRRPSVCNTAETVLIDRSIAETAVPRLIDALEQAQVTIHGDLPGLVPATDEDWADEYLSLDIALKVVDGLDAAVDHINEWGTGHTEAIVTADLAAAREFTARVDAAAVMVNASTAFTDGEQFGFGAEIGISTQKLHARGPMALPELTSTKWIVWGDGQIRPS; encoded by the coding sequence ATGACTGCTGGAACTGTCGGCGAAGTGGATACCGTGCGCGCGGAGGTGCACGAGGCGGCACGCCGGGCCCGGGTGGCGTCGCGGACGCTGGCCCAGCTCACGACCGCGCAGAAGGACGAGGCTCTGCACGCCGCGGCCGACGCCCTGCTCGCCGCCGAGGATCTCGTGCTGGCCGCCAATGCCGAGGACATCGTGACCGCGGAGGCCGGTGGCACCGCCTCCTCCCTGCTGGACCGCCTGCGGCTCACCGAGGCGCGTATCGACGGCATCGCCGCCGGACTGCGTCAGGTCGCCGGACTGCCGGACCCGGTCGGTGTGGTGCTGCGCGGATCGACCCTGGCCAACGGGCTCGAGATCCGGCAGGTCCGGGTGCCGCTCGGCGTGGTCGGCATGGTCTACGAGGCGCGCCCGAATGTCACCGTCGACGCCTTCGGCCTGGCCCTGAAATCGGGTAACGCGGCCCTGCTGCGCGGCTCCTCCTCGGCCGCGCGGTCCAATGCGGCGCTCGTCTCGGTGATGCGGGAAGCCCTTGTCGCACAGGGGATTCCCGCCGATGCCGTGCAGTTGCTGCCCAGCGAGGACCGCTCCAGCGTCACCCATCTGATCCAGGCTCGTGGTCTGGTGGACGTGGTGATTCCGCGTGGCGGTGCCGGGCTCATCAACGCCGTCGTGCGCGACGCGCAGGTACCGACCATCGAGACCGGCACCGGCAACTGCCACGTGTACGTGCACGAGGCCGCGGATCTGGCGATGGCCGAGTCGATCCTGCTGAATTCCAAGACCCGCCGCCCCAGTGTGTGCAACACCGCCGAGACGGTGCTCATCGACCGGTCCATCGCCGAGACGGCGGTGCCGCGACTGATCGATGCGCTCGAGCAGGCGCAGGTCACCATCCACGGCGATCTGCCCGGTCTGGTTCCGGCCACCGACGAGGACTGGGCCGACGAATATCTGTCGCTGGACATCGCGTTGAAGGTCGTGGACGGACTCGACGCCGCGGTCGACCACATCAACGAGTGGGGCACCGGGCACACCGAGGCCATCGTCACCGCCGATCTGGCCGCGGCCCGCGAATTCACCGCGCGGGTGGATGCCGCCGCGGTGATGGTCAACGCCTCGACCGCGTTCACCGACGGTGAGCAGTTCGGCTTCGGCGCCGAGATCGGCATCTCCACCCAGAAGTTGCACGCGCGCGGCCCGATGGCCCTGCCCGAACTGACGTCCACGAAGTGGATCGTGTGGGGTGACGGCCAGATCCGGCCGAGCTGA
- a CDS encoding ribokinase has product MARIAVVGSINMDLVTRTARRPEPGETVLGTSFEQVPGGKGANQAIAAGRAGARVDFIGAIGTDTFGTSLRKVLSDNDIGTTGLRALEGSSGIATIVVDASGENSIIVVGGTNAALTELTAADLTIIAEADILLCQLEIPIDTVAAAARHAREHGTLVLLNPSPARRLAASIWSAVDIAVVNEGEAAQLDSELREVPHVLVTRGGAGATYRGPEGEFHHPGVAAEVVDTTGAGDTFTGALAAHWHKGPRTALAWACTAGALATTAYGATAAIPTAADIARVLRDHGEPDATSTANG; this is encoded by the coding sequence ATGGCGCGAATCGCGGTGGTGGGCAGTATCAATATGGATCTGGTGACCCGTACGGCGCGGCGGCCGGAGCCCGGCGAGACGGTGCTGGGCACCTCCTTCGAACAGGTGCCCGGCGGGAAGGGCGCCAATCAGGCGATCGCGGCGGGCCGGGCGGGTGCGCGGGTCGATTTCATCGGCGCGATCGGTACCGACACATTCGGTACGTCACTGCGTAAGGTGCTGTCCGACAATGACATCGGCACTACGGGGTTGCGCGCGCTCGAAGGCTCCAGCGGTATCGCGACGATCGTCGTCGACGCATCGGGAGAGAACTCGATCATCGTGGTCGGGGGCACCAACGCGGCGCTGACCGAACTCACCGCCGCGGATCTGACGATCATCGCCGAGGCCGATATTCTGCTGTGCCAGTTGGAGATACCGATCGACACCGTGGCCGCGGCGGCCCGGCACGCGCGCGAACACGGCACCCTGGTCCTGCTCAATCCCTCACCCGCGCGGCGACTCGCGGCGAGCATCTGGTCCGCGGTCGATATCGCCGTGGTCAACGAAGGCGAAGCGGCACAACTGGATTCCGAGCTGCGAGAGGTTCCCCACGTGCTGGTCACCCGCGGCGGGGCGGGTGCGACGTATCGCGGGCCCGAGGGCGAATTCCACCATCCCGGCGTCGCGGCCGAGGTGGTCGACACCACCGGCGCCGGAGACACCTTCACCGGCGCCCTCGCCGCACACTGGCACAAAGGTCCCCGAACCGCGCTGGCCTGGGCCTGCACCGCGGGAGCGCTGGCGACCACCGCGTACGGAGCGACCGCCGCCATCCCGACGGCGGCGGACATCGCTCGCGTCCTGCGCGATCACGGAGAGCCGGACGCTACCTCGACTGCGAACGGCTGA
- a CDS encoding histidine phosphatase family protein has translation MTAGSRATKYPDARRLILLRHGQTEWNATDRMQGQIDTELSELGRRQAKDVARELVSQDAIALISSDLRRAYDTAQALAEHSGLEVVRDVRLRETSLGDWEGLDHLEVDARYPGARKAWRLDPTVTPPGGESKLEVGARALPVVRELYAERADWPGRTIILVAHGGLIAALTAALLELPENKWPILGGLANTSWVQLSSHGPGIEQPGWRLDVWNAAAKVAPDVL, from the coding sequence GTGACGGCAGGTTCACGGGCCACGAAGTATCCGGACGCGCGGCGGCTGATCCTGTTGCGGCACGGGCAGACCGAGTGGAACGCCACCGATCGCATGCAGGGCCAGATCGACACCGAGCTCAGCGAACTGGGGCGGCGGCAGGCGAAAGACGTGGCGCGCGAACTGGTTTCCCAGGACGCGATCGCGCTGATCTCCTCGGACCTGCGGCGCGCCTACGACACCGCGCAGGCGCTGGCCGAGCACAGCGGCCTCGAGGTCGTGCGGGATGTGCGGCTGCGCGAGACGAGCCTCGGCGACTGGGAGGGTCTCGACCATCTCGAGGTGGACGCGCGGTACCCGGGCGCGCGCAAGGCGTGGCGGCTGGATCCCACCGTCACACCGCCGGGCGGGGAGAGCAAACTCGAGGTCGGCGCGCGGGCGCTGCCGGTGGTGCGCGAGCTGTACGCCGAGCGTGCGGACTGGCCCGGCCGTACCATCATCCTCGTCGCGCACGGCGGGCTGATCGCGGCCCTGACCGCCGCGCTGCTGGAGCTGCCCGAGAACAAATGGCCGATTCTGGGTGGATTGGCCAATACCAGCTGGGTGCAGCTGAGCAGCCACGGTCCGGGCATCGAGCAGCCGGGGTGGCGGCTGGATGTGTGGAACGCGGCGGCGAAGGTAGCACCTGATGTCCTCTGA
- a CDS encoding AAA family ATPase: MQTTVHEPIFTSVDEVIERLATTGYLADKATATSVFLADRLGKPLLIEGPAGVGKTELSRAVAQVAGAELVRLQCYEGIDEARALYEWNHAKQILRIQSATSSEHENAWADTKADVFSEEFLLQRPLLTAIRRTDPTVLLIDEADKADVEIEGLMLEVLSDFAVTVPELGTIAATRLPFVVLTSNATRELSEALKRRCLYLHIDFPDEELERRILASRVPELKPAVAAQLVRVVHVLRGMQLKKLPSVAESIDWARTLLALGAKDLDDKTVRGTLGVVLKHQSDHQRALAELKLA, translated from the coding sequence GTGCAGACGACCGTGCACGAGCCGATCTTCACCTCGGTCGACGAGGTGATCGAACGGCTGGCGACGACCGGATATCTGGCCGACAAGGCAACCGCCACTTCGGTATTCCTGGCCGACCGGCTGGGCAAGCCGCTGCTGATCGAGGGACCGGCCGGTGTCGGCAAGACGGAACTGTCGCGCGCCGTGGCCCAGGTGGCGGGCGCCGAACTGGTCCGCCTGCAGTGCTACGAGGGCATCGACGAGGCCCGCGCGCTGTACGAATGGAATCACGCCAAGCAGATCCTGCGCATCCAGTCCGCGACGTCTTCCGAGCACGAAAACGCCTGGGCGGATACGAAAGCCGATGTGTTCAGCGAGGAATTCCTGCTGCAGCGGCCGCTGCTGACCGCGATCCGGCGCACCGATCCCACCGTCCTGCTGATCGACGAGGCGGACAAGGCCGATGTCGAGATCGAGGGCCTGATGCTCGAGGTCCTCAGCGATTTCGCGGTCACCGTTCCGGAACTGGGCACCATCGCCGCCACCCGCCTGCCGTTCGTGGTGCTGACCTCCAACGCGACTCGGGAACTATCCGAGGCGCTCAAGCGCCGCTGCCTCTACCTGCACATCGACTTCCCCGACGAAGAACTCGAGCGCCGGATCCTGGCCAGCCGGGTACCGGAACTCAAACCCGCCGTGGCCGCCCAGTTGGTGCGGGTCGTGCACGTCCTGCGCGGGATGCAGCTCAAGAAGCTGCCCTCGGTGGCGGAATCCATCGACTGGGCCCGCACGCTGCTCGCTCTGGGCGCCAAGGATCTCGACGACAAGACCGTGCGCGGCACCCTCGGCGTCGTGCTCAAACACCAGAGCGACCACCAGCGCGCACTGGCCGAGCTGAAATTGGCCTGA
- a CDS encoding ComEA family DNA-binding protein, whose product MEAPRIPQWLTEPAGPVTWWQRIVPRRWRGVRVDLGRRGALVLAGVGAAALIVAAAAAHRDGPAAPVSPLPVVRAVAESSAPAPPESPGLAVRSDPPDRVTPVPAPAGGDLVISVIGLVDHPGLLHVPQGARVADAVALAVARDGADLSGLNLAQRLTDGDQIVIAPPVATEQPRLGSTVVPSGPHGPATPGTPPTPAQRVNLNTATEKDLDALTGVGPTTAAAIITWRQQHGRFTAIDQLAEVTGIGPAKLNKLRDQVTV is encoded by the coding sequence TTGGAGGCCCCCCGGATTCCGCAGTGGCTCACCGAGCCCGCAGGTCCGGTGACGTGGTGGCAACGCATCGTTCCGCGGCGATGGCGTGGTGTCCGGGTGGATCTCGGCCGCCGGGGCGCACTGGTTCTGGCGGGTGTCGGCGCCGCCGCGCTCATCGTCGCCGCTGCGGCCGCGCATCGCGACGGTCCGGCGGCCCCGGTGTCACCGCTGCCGGTCGTCCGGGCCGTCGCCGAATCCTCGGCGCCCGCACCCCCGGAGAGCCCGGGGCTCGCCGTGCGATCCGATCCGCCGGACCGCGTCACACCGGTCCCGGCCCCGGCGGGCGGAGATCTGGTCATCAGCGTGATCGGCCTGGTCGATCACCCTGGGTTGCTGCACGTCCCGCAGGGTGCGCGGGTGGCCGACGCGGTCGCGCTCGCCGTCGCTCGCGACGGCGCCGACCTCAGCGGCCTGAATCTCGCGCAGCGTCTGACCGATGGCGACCAGATCGTGATAGCCCCGCCGGTCGCCACCGAGCAACCGCGCCTGGGCAGCACGGTCGTCCCCAGCGGACCGCACGGTCCCGCCACCCCGGGAACTCCGCCCACCCCGGCACAACGCGTCAACCTCAACACCGCGACCGAAAAGGATCTCGACGCCCTCACCGGAGTCGGCCCCACCACCGCAGCCGCCATCATCACCTGGCGACAGCAACACGGCCGTTTCACCGCCATCGACCAACTCGCCGAGGTCACCGGAATCGGCCCGGCCAAACTCAACAAACTTCGCGACCAGGTGACGGTATGA
- the octT gene encoding diglucosylglycerate octanoyltransferase, with translation MSGADAASGNAERPVLVVIADSLSYFGPKGGLPSDHPRIWPNLVAAELDWDVELVARIGWTCRDAYWALIGDPRIWAAVPRAGAVVLATGGMDTLPSPLPTALRELIRYLRPPLLRRQVRTGYQWLQPRLSKLGRPVALPPHVSIDYLEQSRHAIEQLRPELPVISVLPSVHDCEAYGRVHSGREPAVRALHAWSAKSGVPLVDLGEAVREDIFSGEANPDGIHWGWEGHAAVARAMVKVLSEVRSVEAGA, from the coding sequence CTGTCCGGTGCGGATGCGGCCTCCGGCAATGCGGAGCGCCCCGTGCTGGTCGTGATCGCCGACTCGCTGTCCTATTTCGGTCCCAAGGGCGGGCTTCCGTCCGATCATCCGCGGATCTGGCCCAATCTGGTTGCCGCGGAACTCGACTGGGATGTCGAACTGGTGGCGCGGATCGGGTGGACCTGCCGCGACGCCTACTGGGCGCTGATCGGCGACCCGCGGATCTGGGCCGCCGTGCCCCGCGCCGGTGCGGTCGTGCTGGCCACCGGCGGCATGGACACGCTGCCCTCCCCGCTGCCGACGGCGCTACGGGAGCTGATCCGGTATCTGCGGCCCCCGCTGCTGCGCCGTCAGGTGCGTACCGGTTACCAGTGGTTGCAGCCGCGGCTGTCGAAACTGGGGCGGCCCGTCGCCCTGCCGCCGCATGTCAGCATCGACTATCTGGAACAGTCCCGGCACGCGATCGAACAGTTGCGTCCCGAGCTGCCGGTGATCTCGGTACTGCCCTCGGTCCACGACTGCGAGGCCTACGGGCGGGTGCATTCGGGTCGCGAGCCCGCGGTGCGCGCGCTGCACGCCTGGTCGGCGAAATCCGGTGTGCCGCTGGTCGATCTGGGCGAGGCGGTACGTGAGGACATCTTCTCGGGTGAGGCGAATCCGGACGGTATCCACTGGGGGTGGGAAGGGCACGCGGCAGTCGCGCGGGCCATGGTGAAGGTGCTGTCGGAGGTGCGTTCGGTCGAGGCCGGTGCATGA
- a CDS encoding vWA domain-containing protein — MRGGTAPRPQGAPEPGEIAPHGVPGHVVGFVEALRARGIPVGPSETVDAGRVLTVVDLMDREMLREGLACALLRRPTQRATFDGLFELWFPAALGVRAGAQEVELPRRDDGEIDLFELRRMLAEMLAADPTGEQSRQLQNLAAQMVEQMGQYQSANGPSFSAYQTLKDVQPEVLISRILAGLSAGQDNSEFDTEVARRAARERVKAFRGTVEAETRRRVAERLGRERVSTYGVQRQAEDADFLRISENELAELRRSSQRLARVLASRLAARRRHARRGEIDLRKTLRRSMSTGGVPITLETRKPRPGRPDLVLLCDISGSVAGFSSFTMLLVDSLREQFSRVRIFAFVDRTDEVTHLFDQVTPLDQVTRRIFTETNVVGFEGHSDYGSALRGFAEDWPDAVTSRTSLLILGDARTNYRDPALDTLRGLADTAKHAHWLNPEAEKMWGTGDSAANRYAEVVEMHECRSARQLTGVVSRLLPV, encoded by the coding sequence CTGCGGGGTGGAACCGCACCGCGGCCGCAGGGCGCTCCCGAACCGGGCGAGATCGCACCGCACGGAGTGCCCGGACATGTGGTCGGATTCGTGGAGGCCTTGCGCGCCAGGGGGATTCCGGTCGGGCCCTCGGAAACGGTGGATGCCGGACGGGTGCTGACCGTGGTCGATCTGATGGATCGTGAGATGCTGCGCGAGGGTCTGGCCTGCGCGCTGCTGCGCCGTCCCACCCAGCGCGCCACCTTCGACGGGCTGTTCGAACTGTGGTTCCCCGCCGCACTGGGCGTGCGTGCCGGTGCGCAGGAGGTGGAGCTTCCGCGCCGCGACGACGGTGAGATCGATCTGTTCGAGCTGCGCCGCATGCTGGCGGAGATGCTGGCGGCCGATCCGACCGGCGAGCAGAGCAGGCAACTGCAGAATCTCGCCGCGCAGATGGTCGAGCAGATGGGGCAGTACCAGTCCGCGAACGGGCCGTCCTTCTCCGCATACCAGACATTGAAGGATGTCCAGCCCGAGGTGCTGATCAGCCGGATCCTCGCCGGACTGTCCGCGGGACAGGACAATTCGGAGTTCGACACCGAGGTCGCGCGCCGCGCCGCACGCGAGCGGGTGAAGGCGTTCCGCGGCACCGTCGAGGCCGAGACCCGCCGCCGGGTCGCCGAACGGCTGGGCCGCGAACGGGTCTCCACCTACGGTGTGCAGCGCCAGGCCGAGGATGCCGATTTCCTGCGCATCTCGGAGAACGAACTCGCCGAACTACGGCGCAGTTCGCAACGGCTGGCCCGGGTGCTGGCCTCCCGCTTGGCCGCTCGCCGCCGCCATGCCCGGCGCGGCGAGATCGATCTGCGCAAGACCCTGCGCCGCTCCATGTCGACCGGCGGCGTGCCGATCACCCTCGAGACCCGCAAGCCCCGGCCGGGGCGGCCGGATCTGGTGTTGCTGTGCGATATCTCGGGTTCGGTCGCCGGATTCTCCAGTTTCACCATGCTGCTGGTGGATTCGCTGCGCGAGCAGTTCTCCCGGGTGCGGATCTTCGCGTTCGTGGATCGCACCGACGAGGTGACCCATCTGTTCGATCAGGTGACCCCGCTGGACCAGGTGACCAGGCGCATCTTCACCGAGACGAACGTGGTCGGATTCGAGGGACATTCCGATTACGGTTCGGCCCTGCGCGGATTCGCCGAGGACTGGCCCGACGCGGTGACCAGCCGGACCTCCCTGCTGATCCTCGGCGACGCCCGCACCAACTACCGGGATCCGGCGCTCGACACGCTGCGCGGCCTGGCCGACACGGCCAAACACGCCCACTGGCTCAATCCCGAGGCCGAGAAGATGTGGGGGACCGGTGATTCGGCGGCGAACCGCTACGCGGAGGTCGTCGAGATGCACGAATGCCGCTCGGCGCGCCAGCTCACCGGCGTGGTCAGCAGATTGTTGCCGGTGTAG
- a CDS encoding DegV family protein — MAVVVVTDSAASVPADLVSELGIVVVPLHVLVDDRAIDEGVDELDIDYGSSTVTTSSASPGELRAAYERALARSDGDGVVAVHISRQLSATWEAGRQAVHDMDAADRVRVVDSLSAGLGTGLPVLAAARRARAGAALDAVYDTAVAAAERSRSFIVVNRTEQLRRGGRLSTAALFFGTELVTKPILQIVNGTLELREKARTRSKAYAKLVAAAVDAAGEAGAAVAVQHLGAASAAATVAEQLGELIPDIREMVTAEFGPTLGVHVGTGAVGVLVVPGGCD; from the coding sequence ATGGCCGTTGTCGTGGTGACCGATTCGGCGGCGAGTGTGCCTGCGGATCTGGTCTCGGAACTGGGCATCGTCGTGGTGCCGCTGCATGTGCTGGTCGACGACCGCGCGATCGACGAAGGTGTCGACGAGCTCGATATCGACTACGGCTCCTCGACCGTGACGACCTCCTCGGCGTCACCGGGTGAGCTGCGCGCCGCCTATGAGCGGGCGCTGGCCCGGAGTGACGGGGACGGCGTTGTGGCGGTGCATATTTCGCGGCAGCTGTCGGCGACCTGGGAGGCCGGACGGCAGGCCGTCCACGATATGGATGCCGCCGACCGCGTGCGCGTGGTGGATTCGCTGAGTGCGGGTCTGGGGACCGGTCTGCCGGTCCTCGCGGCGGCCCGGCGGGCTCGCGCGGGCGCGGCCCTGGACGCCGTCTACGACACCGCGGTCGCCGCGGCCGAGCGGTCCCGCAGTTTCATCGTCGTCAATCGGACCGAGCAACTGCGGCGCGGCGGCAGGCTCAGCACCGCGGCGCTGTTCTTCGGAACCGAACTGGTGACCAAACCGATCCTGCAGATCGTGAACGGCACACTGGAGCTGCGGGAGAAGGCGCGCACCCGCTCCAAGGCGTACGCGAAACTCGTGGCGGCGGCGGTGGACGCGGCCGGTGAGGCGGGAGCCGCGGTCGCGGTCCAGCACCTGGGCGCGGCCTCGGCGGCGGCGACCGTCGCCGAGCAACTCGGTGAGCTGATCCCCGATATCCGCGAAATGGTCACGGCCGAATTCGGTCCGACCCTCGGTGTCCACGTCGGCACCGGGGCGGTGGGCGTGCTGGTGGTGCCGGGCGGGTGCGACTGA
- a CDS encoding SRPBCC family protein has translation MADTDTAGTTETRIASAEREISAPAARIFELIADPAQQPRWDGNDNLRTAAIGQRVRSVGEVFVVDLTNGQTRENHVVEFDENRLIAWLPAEPGLRPPGHLWRWELEAIDAGRTLVRHTYDWTRLTDELRLPRARATTSEKLRGSIDRLATVATAPDNG, from the coding sequence ATGGCAGATACCGATACAGCCGGGACCACCGAGACGAGAATCGCATCGGCCGAGCGGGAGATCTCCGCACCGGCCGCTCGCATCTTCGAACTCATCGCCGATCCCGCGCAGCAACCACGCTGGGACGGCAACGACAATCTGCGCACCGCGGCGATCGGGCAGCGCGTGCGATCGGTGGGTGAGGTGTTCGTCGTCGACCTGACGAACGGGCAGACCCGGGAGAATCATGTGGTGGAGTTCGACGAGAACCGCCTGATCGCCTGGCTGCCCGCCGAACCCGGACTGCGGCCGCCCGGCCACCTGTGGCGCTGGGAACTGGAGGCGATCGATGCCGGGCGCACCCTGGTCCGCCACACCTACGACTGGACTCGGCTGACCGACGAGCTCCGGCTGCCGCGCGCCCGCGCGACCACCTCGGAGAAGTTGCGCGGATCGATCGATCGGCTGGCCACCGTAGCGACCGCCCCGGACAACGGCTGA
- a CDS encoding MFS transporter, whose product MVATIRLSSGSGRWVLLATVLGSGMAMLDATVVNVALPRIGAEFGASMAGLQWTVNAYTLTLAGLILLGGSLGDRFGRRRVFVIGVVWFALASALCGAAQGIPMLIAARALQGVGGALLTPGSLAIIQASFTESDRARAVGAWSGLGGVAGAIGPFVGGWLVGAAGWRWVFLLNIPLAAVVVLVAMRHVPETYGSELGSAADDRAEPARAREGFDILGAVLAATCLAGITYALTMAPEHGSRVAVVVTAVAGVAAGIGFIAVERRRSARRGAGPPPMLPVEIFASRQFSAINAVTFVMYGAMGVVFFLLVLTLQVVAGFGPMAAGTAMLPSTVLMLLFSAWSGGLAQRIGPRLPITAGVVLAAGGMLLMTRIGPDATYLTDVLPAALVFGAGLTLAVAPLTATVLATADERHAGVASGVNNAVARAAGLLAVAAIPPLTGLTGAAYDDPARFAHGFHTAMLICAALMAAAAVLTFAVVRDDALRTATPEAEPQCRVNCPVAGPPLEPGRVAEGAADP is encoded by the coding sequence ATGGTCGCCACCATCCGGTTGTCCTCGGGTTCGGGTCGATGGGTGCTGCTGGCGACCGTGCTGGGTTCGGGGATGGCGATGCTCGACGCCACGGTCGTGAATGTCGCCCTGCCCCGTATCGGCGCGGAGTTCGGCGCCTCGATGGCCGGACTGCAGTGGACGGTCAACGCCTACACGCTCACGCTCGCGGGGCTTATTCTGCTCGGCGGTTCGCTCGGCGATCGGTTCGGGCGGCGCCGGGTGTTCGTGATCGGGGTGGTGTGGTTCGCCCTGGCCTCCGCGCTCTGCGGTGCGGCACAAGGTATTCCGATGCTGATCGCGGCGCGGGCCCTGCAAGGCGTGGGCGGAGCGCTGCTGACTCCCGGGTCACTGGCCATCATCCAGGCCTCCTTCACCGAATCCGATCGGGCGCGGGCGGTGGGCGCGTGGTCGGGACTGGGCGGCGTCGCCGGGGCGATCGGCCCGTTCGTCGGTGGCTGGCTGGTCGGGGCGGCGGGCTGGCGGTGGGTGTTCCTGTTGAACATCCCGCTGGCGGCGGTGGTTGTCCTGGTCGCGATGCGTCACGTTCCCGAGACCTACGGTTCCGAACTCGGATCGGCGGCCGACGATCGTGCCGAACCGGCACGCGCACGCGAAGGTTTCGACATCCTGGGCGCGGTCCTGGCCGCCACCTGTCTCGCGGGCATCACCTATGCGCTCACCATGGCTCCCGAACACGGCAGCCGGGTCGCGGTGGTGGTGACCGCGGTCGCCGGTGTGGCGGCCGGAATCGGGTTCATCGCGGTCGAGCGGCGCCGGTCCGCGCGCCGCGGCGCCGGTCCGCCGCCGATGCTTCCGGTGGAGATCTTCGCCTCCCGGCAGTTCAGCGCGATCAACGCCGTCACCTTCGTCATGTACGGGGCGATGGGCGTGGTGTTCTTCCTGCTGGTACTCACCCTGCAGGTGGTGGCGGGATTCGGTCCGATGGCCGCCGGGACCGCCATGCTGCCCTCGACCGTGCTCATGCTGCTGTTCTCCGCGTGGTCGGGTGGGCTGGCCCAGCGGATCGGCCCCCGCCTGCCGATCACCGCCGGTGTCGTGCTGGCGGCGGGCGGCATGCTGCTCATGACCAGGATCGGCCCCGACGCCACCTACCTCACCGATGTGCTGCCCGCGGCCCTGGTGTTCGGGGCGGGTCTGACGCTGGCCGTCGCACCGCTCACCGCGACGGTGCTCGCCACCGCCGACGAACGCCACGCGGGCGTCGCGAGCGGGGTGAACAACGCGGTGGCCCGCGCCGCCGGATTGCTGGCCGTGGCCGCGATTCCGCCGTTGACCGGACTCACCGGCGCCGCCTACGACGATCCGGCCCGATTCGCCCACGGCTTCCACACCGCGATGCTGATCTGCGCGGCACTCATGGCGGCTGCGGCCGTACTCACCTTCGCTGTCGTGCGCGACGACGCACTGCGCACCGCGACGCCGGAGGCCGAGCCGCAATGCCGGGTGAACTGCCCGGTCGCCGGGCCGCCGCTGGAACCGGGACGGGTGGCCGAGGGTGCGGCGGATCCGTAG
- the rsfS gene encoding ribosome silencing factor, producing the protein MTASAQAVEMSQVAARAADDKLATDVVVLDVSDQLVITDCFVIASAPNERQVGAIVDNVEEKLRLAGHKPVRREGTREGRWVLLDYVDVVVHIQHSDERNFYALERLWKDCPQVEVPGLASPPPATGAGETE; encoded by the coding sequence ATGACCGCATCAGCGCAGGCGGTGGAGATGTCGCAGGTCGCCGCGCGGGCCGCCGACGACAAGCTGGCGACCGACGTGGTCGTCCTCGACGTCTCCGATCAGCTGGTGATCACCGACTGCTTCGTCATCGCGTCCGCGCCGAACGAGCGGCAGGTCGGCGCGATCGTCGACAATGTCGAGGAGAAGTTGCGTCTCGCCGGGCACAAACCGGTCCGCCGCGAGGGCACTCGCGAAGGCCGCTGGGTGCTACTGGACTACGTCGACGTCGTCGTGCACATCCAGCACAGCGACGAACGCAATTTCTATGCGCTGGAACGGTTGTGGAAGGACTGCCCGCAGGTCGAGGTGCCCGGCCTGGCGTCCCCGCCACCCGCGACCGGCGCCGGAGAGACCGAGTGA